The DNA region TGAAAATCCCAACCCGAGCGGGTCAGGTGAACAAAGTAACTCAAACGCATTTCGATTTCaattcttcaactttttcatttaatcattatcaaaacacaacttctaaacaaaacacaaaaatcaatacaacttttcatCTAGCGCCTCTTCTAGCCACTACCAACCTCTCTCTGCAGGTAGGGCAGAAATTGTAAGGACATCCAGTTATTTCTATTTCAGAGGAAAAAGGTTCTCAAACTCCCAACTCTTTTGAAACAATCCATATTTTTCCGAGAGCATATAAACCCTCAGGATGAGTCAAGACTTTGTTCTTGGACaactggtgccaataaaaaataaataaaaaaatctatatcaTGAATCAAAtgacataataaatatattgccTTTGAATCTAGCGGAACAAATAAACATCATGTGCAAAGAAATGTCAACCAAAATACAATAGCCACACTGtctaaaacattaaaatctTTTGGGATTGGGTAAGAAGGCCTCATGTCTAATGCTTATTTTTATCAGGAAGACTTTGTGTTTCACTTTGCCATCAGACTTCACACAAAATTCTTCTCTTCAGGGCCTTTATCAGCAGTTTCCTTCCTAAAAGCTTGtagcctttccttcaatttctTACTCTCTTCAAAGTTAGCTTTCCGCTTTAGAGCTTTCTGTCAAATTTCCAAAACATACTGTTACAGAGGAATGACAAGAACAAGGACCCCAACCAGATATAAGAATTAGattaaataaagaaatctcACCTCCTCCCTGAAACATTGATCGAGCTTTATCTTCAAATCCGTACATTTGCCAAAGAACTTTCCAATAGGATGGTCTATATGACACTTCTGAAACTCCTCGATAATCTGACATAAATCAGATATAAGAATCGTAGCCATGTTTGCCATCTTCCAACTCCTAATTGAATGGAGCGCTTCCCAGGAAACGgacataataattttttctgattggcactgggtgtccaAGAACAACATTCCGACTAGTCTCGGGAGTGCACAagccctcggcaaggagttcccgcaagtgcacctcaaGTCATTCAAGGGGGAATGGACATAATAATCAAAGTTACAACATGAAAATCTATGGTTTGCAAAGCAAAAGATGGTTCACATATGTTACAGTGAGAATCTTTCTCACTGACAATGATGAGGGTTCCATGACAAAATTGCCTTCCCCCTTACATCTTACAATTCTATCTACCCATATCTCAAGCATTTGAATTTCACTACAAATCGCAGGACTACATATATCATAATAAAAAccaaccaaataaaataaacctaTCCAGCCAAAGTTATCAATTTCAAGTAcgcaaaaagaagaagaagaagaagcaatttATATAAGCCTAAAGAACTTGTAGAAAATAAATCAGGAATAAAGCTAGATGATGGAGATGGACTCACTTCGGCGCACATCGGGTGCTTGTGCAATGTTAAAGGAGgatgcattttcctttttcttttttgtcagaATAAATTCAAGTGGTAGCACCCTGCAACCATAACCACCACCAATACTGTTTTACACTCTAAATTGAAAATGTCCCTGAATGAATAACAATGGATGAATCTGAACCTATGCCTTCATTTAGTTCCtaagaaaatcaaaagaagaagggaatagaaaaaaataaatgggaAAACAATTATTCTTTTACTtcacataaaaattaagaatagaaaacaaaaattatgcaTGAGCAATGATAGAGAATCTGGATGTATATTAACCAAGAAGCGGAAAGCTACGGCATTCTTAAAATCCCAATAAGAAAGTGAAAGCCAACCCCACCCTGAAGGGTATTTCTTGAAAACAAGTGGCAACAATTATGAGATGAATTTTGGATGGAGGACGATTTGGCCCATTATTGAAATGATAATCTTGTATATATGTTCTTCTGTTTGCCCATTTATGTATGTTTATGTTTATCGCATGCATCACATCCAGGAGAGAGACTCACTCAAACCGGATGCAAATGTCGGTGCCTCTCATCAAATGCTCTTTGAAAATCCTAAATTTCATGTCTCTTCAtactatctttctttcttttttcaaaaaagaaaaaggatggtGTAACACCCAGGGATGCTCCAAAGAAGTAGTGGTCGAAAAATTTGTTTAATTACGCAACACACAATACCTTCTTTTGGCTCAGATTAAGGTGGTCAATATATTGCTTTCTTTTTCATCTAGGTTTTTTCCGGTTCTTCCAATCTACTGTTTTTATGCTTGTACCCTAACTACACACATTCACATACTGTCAAATCTAAAATCCActcatttttcttcaattttatttcctgctttccttctctttttaagaacaaaatattttttgtgcgtTCTCTACTTATATTTGTGTGAGTGTGTGCGCActttcttatttttaagaaaGCCATAGATTTCTGCTTCTTGGTTAATATACATCCAGATTCTCTATCATTGCTCATGTGTAAATTTGTCTCTTtctattcttaatttttatgtgaagaaaaataatagtttttttccttttactttctttctATTCCCTTATTTTGATCTTCTTAGGAACTAAATGAAGGAATAGGGTCAGATTTATCCATTGTTATTCATTCGGAAAGAATTTCAGTTTAGAGTGTCAAAGAGTGTTGGTGGTGGTTATTGTAGCAAGTTGCAACCACTTGAATTTATTctgacaaaaatgaaaaaggaaaatgcatcCTCCTTTAACACTGCACAGCACCCGATGTGCACCAAGTGAGTCCATCTCCATCTTCTAGCTTTATTCCTAATTTATTTTCCACAAGTTCTTTAGGCTTATATATaaattgcttcttcttcttcttcttcttctttttttttgtgggtaCTTGAAATGGATAGATTTGGCTGGATATGTTTATTTCATTTGCTTGGTTGTTattatgatatttgtagtcaaattcaaatgctCGAGATTTGAGTAGATAGAGTTGTAAGATGTAAGGGGGAAGGCAATTTTGTCATGGAACCCCCATCATTGTCAATGAGAAATATTCTCACTATAACATATGTGAACCATCTTTTGCTTTGCAAACTATAGATTTTCATGTTGTAACTTCGATTATTATGTCTGTTTCCTTGGAAGCAGACCATTCAATTAAAAGTTGGAAGATGGCAAACATGGCTATGATTCTTATATCTGATTTATGCCAGATTATTGACGACTAGGAGTTCCAAAGTGTTATATAGATCATCCTATTGTAAAGTTCTTTGTTGAATGTACGGATCTCAAGATAAAGCTTGATAAATGTTTCAAGGAGGAGGTCAAATTTCTTTAtataatctcatcttatatttGGTTGACGTCCTTGTTCTTATCATTCGTTTTGGAAATTTGACAGAAAGCTTCAAAGTGGAAAGCAAACTTAGAGCAAGAAATTTAAGAAAGGGCCACAAGCTTTTAGAAAGGAAACTGTTGAGAGAAGCACTGAAAGGAGAATTTTGTATGAAGTATGATGGCAAAGTTAAAACACAGCATcttcatgataaaaatgagtgTTTGACACGAGGCCTTCTTACCCCAAAAAGATATTAATGTTCTAGAGAACATGAGACAGTTTGGCTGTTGTATTTTGGTTGACATTTCTTTGCACACGATGTTTTCATTGTGCTTATTTGTTCTGCTAAATTTAAAGCCAGCATATTTATTAGAAACATACATGTCACGAAAGTAACAGTGAAATTGCGAGGGACCGAGACTTACCTTGGTGGCGTGCGGCGGCACGTTGGCTCCTACAGCCTTCGCTGGTCACCGAGGAGATCCTAATCGGAGACAAGGAAATTCCGACAGAGAGTTAGAGAGAATGGGGGTAAAAGCCAGATCTTTAATTACACTAAGAATCAACAAATACAAAAGACCCAACTTGACAAAACCAAGCAAAATCAATCAACCAGAATTCACTTCGAACCCTCAAATTCTCGAAACACTGACTGGCTCCTAAAAAATCCAGTTCTCCAAGCAAAACCCGTgagtactaaaaaaaaaaaaaaaagcatcctTGTGCCAGTATCACCCAGACCAGCAAACTAtaaacttgataaaaaaaaaaaaatccttctcatctctttattattcatcACGATGTCATCACGGACCAACAAACACGATCTCGATTCTCATTAATGGCCAAAAAAATTGCAGACCAAAGAAATACCCTAACTGTTCACAAATGTTAAAGGGAAAAGGAAGTGGGAGAAAGGATAAAAGGGCTGGGAGAAATGGTTAAAAACAAGTGAACCTTAATGCTTGAGCTTTGTTGCGTGACCTCACTGACCTGAGCTACGGAATTGTTGTGTTGTGGGTGAGTCTCTGGATGAAGAAGATGGGAGAAAGTAGATGGTTCTTCAGCCGTCGGTGAGCAGGCAAGTGAGAAAGGAAGTCTGTGATTAAAATGAGGGTAAAATATACCTTTTACAAAGGCTGATGTGGAGGGTGTGCGGGCTGTGCTTTGTAACGGAGCTTCTTAGTAGAATTTTTTGCAGAGAGGAAGGGCTAGAGAGAGAGTTAGGGTTTGTTTCAAGAAAAGTGTTAGAGGGACTGCTGGTGGCTCTTGTTGTGTGTCACCGttagtcaatttttttttttaaatttttttttaatactttttaatatttttaaaaaatataaaaagtttataataatattaaataatcttttcttaatcattaaaaaaaaaaaaaaaaagagccagCGGTAGCTCAAACAGGAGCCAGCGAAAACATTTTCCTTATTTCAAAATCAcgttgttttggagttttttctttatttttaatttttaatttttttaattttttaatttttaacaaaaccgAGCTGGGCTTGATTTAAGGACATTGGGTATTGGGCTTGGGTCTATAGTCGGGCTATGTCATTTCCAGGTGGATACCTACAATAGAAAAGTTGTGAAGATGTCAAAattcataataaataataaaaatcctagTCTACTTACATTTGGGTCCGATTagattagataattttttttatttaatgattaaaaaattattttttagtaattttatgaatttttttaaaataaatatttaagtatataaaaaaattataatctttgTCGAGACGAGTCTCCTGCAACATCCTTGATGGATGTAGCACAGCTCAATAAATAATCCAGTGGCAAAGAAAAGagtgaaaatatatttaataagtaatGATATACACCACACTACTATCacatttttatctcattatattagatgtgatacatttatcactattaaataataaagaattatctaataaaaaattattttatggtgataaatatgtcaTCTCTTATATATTGGGATGAAAGTGAGATGataatatagtgtatagaattttcctattATAAAAATATGCTTCTTTTTTCATTACAATGTTTTTTACCCGCTTTATGCCAATctttatcataatttttaaaacattttttaaaactacttGGGGGTGGCCTTTCAACATCACAGAGCTCTCAAGAATTGATTAATGCATTTGGGTTAGGGTTGCTCtttgtattgagacttttcatTGGCATTCAtgagattttttgttttgaactcaaatgtattttgtaaatctttCATGAGATTCTTGTATCCTATCATTCGAAGCTTCTACTTGGTAACTGCAAATGGACAAAAGTAGCAATCTAAATAGGTTATGGACATGAATGAGAACTATGCAAGTTTGGATATATTTGCATAAATATGTTTATGATTGTCAAAATTTTGCATTTCCTTTACCATGTGTTGCACACAATACATATTACGTAATGAAGTCAAGAACATTGAAAACATAACAAGTCTGTTGAGTGTAGTacatagttctttttttttttttttctaatcaagcttgttatattatatataaaggaaGTTACAGAGGTACATAGATCAAGGAGGATCAAAAAGAAAGTAACGAAAAGAACTATCTAAGGGTATGCTTCCAAAAACATGATTGGTTGCTGCCCATTGCGCTACAGAGTGCGCACATCGATTTGCAGTTCGATGTATTTTGGCTATTACCCATTGTTCATGAAGATCGACGAAGTGTTAGATATCACTTATGATAGGATTGATTTGCCAATTTGGAGAAGATGAAGCGTCTTCTACTGCTGTAATTACTTGTTGAAAGTTTCCTTCAAAGATGATCCGAGAGTGATGAGATTAGTCGGCTATTTTTGTAGCTAGGAGAGTTGCACTTGCTTCTGCTACTAGAGGATTTGTTGAATTGATTTTTCCAGTCtgtatttttaaaactttaccTGAGTGATCTCTGCAGGCTACTGAAATAGTGGAGAAGTTGTCTCGAACTGTTGCATCAAAAGTATAGCTTAGGAAGCTTCTGAGTGGTGGTTTCCATTTTTCGATCTTCTTATTTGCTTTAAATCCCAAGCAACTTGATAGTTGAGGTAGATTTTGTTCAATTGAGTTTTGGCTATCTCCATTGAGAAGTTGAGCTGATTATGCACAATATCATTTCGCTGTTTCCAGAGGAAGTCTAGAGTTATGACTGTGAATAGTTGGAAATGGTGGATCTCTGTGTCTTGAAGGCCTAATTCTTCGTTTGGATGGAGAATCATTCTAATCCAATCTGAAATTGAGTGAATTGGTAAGTTTCCGAGGTTTAGAGGCCATGAGCTTTGACTCCATAATATTCTCACTATAGGACATTTGACGAAGAGGTGGAGTAATGTTTCCTCAGCTTGGTTGCATAATGAGCATTCATCTGAAATCGAACTTGAGATAACTTCATTCAATCTTGTCTTGGTTGGGAGCATGTTCCATTGCAACTTCCATAGTAGTAATTTATGTCTTTCATGAATTTTCAACTTCCAAATTGACTTAAAGATGTGTTGTGTTTGGGCTACATTTTGAGTTGTCTCTGATTGTCCGTTAATGATCACTTGGTATGCCGATTTAACTGTGAATTTGCCATTCTTGGATGGGGTCCAGATCATTTTGTCTTGGAGTTGAGAGAAGGTCGAGATTTGGATTTTCTGAATTTCTTGATTGCTCTTTCAGTCAAATAGAGTCTGCATTTTCCCTAGATCCCATTGTTTTGGATTACCTGTGATGATTTTCGAGACATTCATTTCTGGATGTGTTTGATCCATTCCCTATAGTGGTTTTGGCCTGAAATTTGACAATGTTGGTATCCATGGTAAATCCCATATACTGGTATTGGCGCCATTGTTGATTTAGATGCATATTCCTTTGCTGAGTATTTCTCTTGTTTGTAGAAGACTTTCCCAAAAGTAAGAGTCTGACTGATTTTGTGTTGCCTGTCAAAAGTTTGTGTGCCTGAGATATTTTGCTTCTAAGATTTTATACCAAGACCGTTATGTTTTTTCACTGACTTCCCAGCCCGTTTTTGTAAGTAGTGCCTTATTCACATCCGTCATCTGTCTGATTCCAAGACCTCCCAGTTTTTTGGGTTGACATATCGATTTTCAGGATTTAAGGGTTAAGTTATGAGACTTGTCTTTTGGGaatccccaccaaaattttttgtaGTTTGTATCTAGGATCTTGCACAACATTTTAGGGAGCAGGAAGGTTGACATAGTATAAGTGGGGATGGTGCTGGCTACGGTTCTTATCAACATCGTTCGTCCCGCTTGTgagagtgtttttaatttccaGCCTTCTAATATTTTCTCCACTCGGCCTAGTAGGTcctaaaaattttctttcttatttctgcCAATAGATGTTGGGAGACCCAGATATTTCATTTATGCTGTGGATACCTTATAAGGAAGTAGATGGTGGATTTCTGTTTTGGCTGCAGGGGTCACATTCCGTGTGATAAAGATGGTAGATTTATGCATATTGATCTTTTGGTCGGACCACTGTTGGAATGTTTCAATGCTTTCTTTGATTACCTGTGCACTGTCTGTTATAGCTTTAGCAAAAATAATcgtgtcatctgcaaatagaAGGTGTGATACTGGCGGGCTGTGCCTACTGATTTTTATTCCTTCCAATTGTCCTCTTGCTTCCTCTTTTAAAAGAATCTTTGATAGCACCCCTGTTACTAAGATAAAGAGGAAATGAGATATTGGGCctccttgtcttaatcccctTTGTGCTTTAAAAAAACCACAAGGCTTACCGTTAATGAGGATCGAAAAGGTAGCTGTGGTAATACACTCGCGAATCAATTTTATCCAACCTGTGCTATATCCCACTAACTTCATGACCAAGAATAAGAAGTCTCATTCAACCATATCGAAGGCTTTTTCCAAGTTTAACTTTATTGCCATCTGACCCTTTTTTCCACCTTTCTTTTTTAGATGATTGAATAATTCATGAGCAATTATAGTGTTCTCCCTTATGTGACGACCTGGGACAAAAGCTGTTTGAAGTGGGGATATAATGTCATCTAATGTTACTTTGAAACGGTTGGCTAATATTTTGGTAATGATTTTATAGATGACATTTGTGAGGCTGATTGGATGATAATGGCTCGGGTTATTCggattttgaatttttggaatGAGAGCTAGATTGGTAtcgtttatttgttttaatagcTTTCCATTCACAAAAAAATTCTGCACTGCTCCAATTACCTCCTTTTTGATAATATGCCAATAGTGCTTGAAGAAGAGCGTTGTCATACCATCCGGGCTTGGTGCTTTATGGTTTGGAATTTGTTTGAGAGCACCTAATATTTCCAATTCATTTGGCACTGCTAAgagagttttattttcttggtcGGTGATTTGCTTCTCAAATAAGTTTTCTAAGTTGTCCGGGAAGCTTGGATTTGATGAAGTATATATGGACCGAAAATGACTAACAAAAGCATTTTCAATAATAGATTGGTCCATAGACCAATTACCTGGATTGAGCTTGATGGTGTCTGttgaatttcttcttcttttgatcgTCGTTGATAAGTGGAAGAATTTGGTATTTAGATCCGTTGAGGTGAGCCATGATGTCCTTGACTTTTGGCGCCATAGTGATTCCTCATATTCGCGCTGCTTGTGGAGGTTGTGCTGTAAATAAGCTTCTCTTTCCTGAGTGAACTTGCTCATTGGCTTACTCTGTACATCCAGTAATTCTGATTCCAGGCTTTGAATATTGTTTTGGATTCGCCCGAAGTAGTTTTTGTTCCAGAGTTTGAGAGCTTCTTTTGTTGCTTGGATTTTCCTGCATAGAATATAGGCTGGGTTTCCTTGAAAGAATTTGCTCCATGCTTCTCGGATGATATTCTGGCTGATGGGTTCATGGATccagaattcttcaaatttgaacgAGAAAGCTGGTTTCTGAATTTTGGACGTTTGTAGTAGAATCGGATGATGATCTAAAGCTGACGATGCCAGAATTTGTAGCGATGCGTCGGGAAAAAGTAATCTCCATTCTTTATTTGCAATTGCTCTATCCAGTCGTTTTCTGATTAGTGCCATTCCACTTCTATTGTTAGTCCATGTATATCTCGGACCCGAATATCCAATATTTATGAGACCATGAGCATCCATTGCATTTCTGAGTCCACAGTAATGATTTTGATGGAAAGGTCGTCCCCCATGCTTCTCTTGTTTATTAGTCACTTCATTAAAATCTCTCATACACATCCATGAGCCTTTGAATGTATGCTGTATTGAGTCCAGGTGGCTCCAGAAACTTGCTTTTAAATTATGATGTGTTGGAGCATAAACATAGGTTAATAGCCAAGGGTGATAAGATGGATCCGAATACACCAAAACAGTAATAGCATTCATATTTATATTGACCGGTTCTATATCCATTCCCGGTCTCCACAAAAGTAGTAATCCCCCCTTTTTACTAACAGCTGGAGAGCTAACAAAAAGATAGAAACCTAAACTATTTACAATAGATATGGTGCGATCATCCGTCACCAAGGTTTCCGACAAAAAAACTAGGTCAGGGTTATATTTCCTAATATTTGCCCTTAAGTTTCTGATTGCTTTGGGTCGGGCTAGTCCCCTGCAATTCCAAGCTATTGTCCTCATTTAGATCTTGGAGGCATTTTGTAGCTTGCTCGCTAGCTGTTTGGATTGATCAAGGGATGGTGGAGTGGATCTGCTGTAGGGATTGAATCTggtttttccttttggttttTTCCCCTTTCCCATTGAGCTTGAATTCAGTTCCAGTGGCGTAAGGGTCATTTCAGCTTCCTCTGAATTTTGTGTATTTTCTATATCAAGTATGGACTCCATTGTTGCTATTTTGCTGAGACgttgtgattttctttttggtgCTTCAGTGGATTCCAGTTGATGATGTACTGGGATGACTGATTCAGTAAAATTCATTTCCTGCGATCTCAGGATGACAACTTCATTTAATTCCtcaattttcctttttggtttcaCCGTTGCTGATGAGAAGGATCCTGTTTGCATTGGACATTTATCTTGACTTGGGCTTTTATCCTCTAGTAGCTGGAGAGTGAGTGCACTGGTGAGTGCACTGTAACTATGACTTTTAACAATCGGGTTGCTTTCCGTTGGGATAGGAATTTCTGGGCCCATATATGTTGTTTGAAAATGCTGGACGTGATTAGCTTTTGGTGGGCCCATGAAAAGGGATCTTGTTGCAGTTTGAGATGTGGGATTAAAAGTGGGCATGCTTTGATAGGCCAAACCGAGCCCGAGACCTTGATTATCATGCTTCAGCTTCAGGTTGTTCACTGCAGAAAAAATCTGCTTCCACTGCGTGTTCCACGTTTGAAAGTTGACCTCTTGAGTTGGCTTTAATGCATGGTGTGGCTGGATCGGTGCTGTGCCTCCACGTGAGAGATTTTTCTGAAGTTAGAGATAAATCTTGGATTTGGTTGCAGTAGGATCCGATATTGCTGGGTGCAGTCGGTGGCTCCACAGTGattatctttattttgttaGTTGGGAAATTGAATGTGTTATGATCACTGTAGCTGAACAGTGCATTGGATTGTGCAGAGTCGGTTTGCAGGAAAAGATCTGCTGAAGCTTGGTTGCCGATTGGAAAATGGTTGTGCTTGGAGCTTTCGCCGGTGATTGGAGATGGGTTAAACGGCTGAAGAGTGAGTCATTCACCTGGATTAATAATATGATTTCCTGGCTTTTTTCTTGGTATTATATCACTCTCATTATGACCTCTTGTaagtatttgttttcttttaggaACGGGCTGAGTGAAATCCTCTGTTTGTTGCTCTGTTCTGACTTGGATTGCATGATTGACTTCCCCACAAGATTGAGAGTGAAAGGTTCGGGTGGTAGTGTCCGTGAGATCAATGTCCCTATTCTGCCCTCTAACTGTTTGATGAAAAGCTTGTGTGTTACCGAGAGTGTTGACATATTCTGCTCTTAACCATGGGCCATAAGTGAGTCTTGTAGAGGTTGAATGTAGGAAACCACAGAAAACTTGTGAGTGCCCGAGTCTTCCATAGGAGTAGCAAAAGTCTGTGAGTTTTTCATACTTCATTGCTATCCAAATTTCAGAGTTGTCTTATCTAGGCATCATGAAACCTTGTTGAAGAGGTTTTGTTACATCAATCTCAACCTTGAGTCTAATGTATTTTCTGAAAGCTAATCCATAGAGAGGGTCTTCTTCCACCTTAATAAGATCACCAAGGGCTTTCCCAATTTCAACAGCATTATCAAAGGTTATATAATCTAGTGGAAGACCATGTATTTGTACATAAAATGTAGCATGGTTTAGATTGATTTCTTGGAGTGTAGCTCCAGGAGGCCAAGATTTAAGAACTAACAGGTGTCCTTTAAAATTCCAAGGGGCTTGGTTGAGGACTCGTAGCTTGTCTTGGAGAGTTCTAAATGTGAAAATAAACTTGTTTATCTCCAAGTTTTCTATGAGAAAATTTGGGATAAAATTCCAGGATGCTTTTATGCATGAGTGTATGGCATGTTTGTTAAGAGGTCGATCAGCTACTAACCTTCCTACCAGGATTTTGTTTGAAGCGACTATTGCTCTTTCTGGTGCAGGTTGTAATTTGAGATCATGCCATGACAGTGCTTCAGTTTGAGTGATGAGAGACTCCAGATCCATCTTCGATCAGCTGCTAACCTTACTATCAGAGAAGCAACAATAAGTGCATAAGAGACTAACACCTCCTAGATAGAGAAGTTATGACTTCTTTCTAGCTGGTTTTTTGTCCACGTGATCTTATTCAAACGTAGATACTCCAAAATCCTTGAGTCTAGTACATA from Carya illinoinensis cultivar Pawnee chromosome 6, C.illinoinensisPawnee_v1, whole genome shotgun sequence includes:
- the LOC122313205 gene encoding COX assembly mitochondrial protein 2 homolog encodes the protein MHPPLTLHKHPMCAEIIEEFQKCHIDHPIGKFFGKCTDLKIKLDQCFREEKALKRKANFEESKKLKERLQAFRKETADKGPEEKNFV